In a genomic window of Brucella anthropi ATCC 49188:
- a CDS encoding ABC transporter substrate-binding protein, whose translation MRRLFRAVLTAMALSVAGAGTVALAQTPPNVLIVGQIAEPQSLDPHTVTATNDFRILVNIYDGLVRYKDGTLEVEPALAESWTISDDGKTYTFKLRQGVKFHDGSDFNAEAVKFNFDRMLKEDHPFYNTGPFPLSFNFSSIDAVNVLDEHTVEFKLKEPFAPFLSNLAYPTGLIVSPEAVKKYGKEFGRHPSGTGPFKFAEWQSGQRVVVERNPDYWDTAPALEAVVFRPITDANTRVAEMMAGGLDVMVEVPPDNLATFKQDANFAVAEQAGPHVWFTILNAKSGPFADKKVRQAANYAVNKQGLVDNVLQGSATVAAGPIPPAFNWVENKAEPYPYDPEKAKALLAEAGASNPEITFYVTEGGSGMLDPITMGAAIQADLQAVGFKVKIETYEWNTFLGRVNPGLEGKADMAEMAWMTNDPDTVPYLTLRSDALPDKGGFNSGYYSNPKVDELLEKARSSTDQTERGKLYGEVQSIVHDDAPWLFVANWKQNAVTTAAVKGFKLQPSFLLHLKDVTKQ comes from the coding sequence ATGAGAAGGTTATTCCGTGCCGTCCTGACTGCTATGGCGCTTTCGGTCGCCGGGGCGGGCACAGTCGCGCTGGCCCAAACGCCGCCCAATGTGCTGATTGTCGGGCAGATTGCAGAGCCGCAATCGCTCGATCCGCATACAGTCACGGCTACCAATGATTTCCGCATCCTCGTCAATATTTATGACGGCCTTGTGCGCTACAAGGACGGAACGCTGGAAGTAGAACCGGCACTGGCGGAAAGCTGGACGATTTCGGACGACGGCAAGACCTATACGTTCAAGCTGCGTCAAGGCGTGAAGTTCCATGACGGTTCGGATTTCAATGCCGAAGCGGTCAAATTCAACTTCGACAGAATGCTAAAGGAAGACCATCCGTTCTATAACACTGGCCCATTTCCGCTTTCGTTCAATTTCTCGTCCATCGATGCAGTCAATGTGCTCGATGAACACACTGTCGAGTTCAAGCTGAAGGAGCCTTTCGCTCCATTTCTTTCCAATCTGGCCTATCCGACCGGCCTGATCGTGTCGCCGGAAGCGGTCAAGAAATACGGTAAGGAATTTGGCCGTCATCCATCAGGAACCGGTCCGTTCAAGTTCGCGGAATGGCAATCCGGCCAGCGTGTGGTGGTGGAGCGTAATCCCGACTATTGGGACACAGCGCCAGCATTGGAAGCGGTTGTGTTTCGCCCGATCACGGATGCCAATACACGCGTCGCGGAGATGATGGCAGGCGGGCTGGATGTCATGGTGGAAGTGCCGCCGGATAATCTTGCCACCTTCAAACAGGACGCGAATTTCGCGGTTGCCGAACAGGCGGGCCCCCATGTCTGGTTTACCATCCTGAACGCGAAGAGCGGTCCATTCGCGGATAAGAAAGTGCGTCAGGCGGCGAATTATGCGGTCAACAAGCAGGGGCTTGTCGATAATGTTTTGCAGGGTTCCGCAACTGTTGCTGCGGGGCCGATCCCACCCGCCTTCAACTGGGTCGAGAACAAAGCCGAACCCTATCCTTATGATCCGGAAAAGGCCAAGGCGCTCCTTGCCGAAGCTGGTGCAAGCAATCCTGAAATCACGTTCTATGTGACCGAAGGCGGTTCTGGCATGCTTGATCCAATCACGATGGGTGCTGCAATCCAGGCCGATCTTCAGGCTGTGGGCTTCAAGGTCAAGATTGAAACCTATGAATGGAACACGTTCCTTGGCCGGGTCAATCCGGGGCTGGAGGGCAAGGCCGATATGGCCGAGATGGCATGGATGACCAATGATCCGGACACGGTGCCTTATCTGACGCTTCGCAGCGACGCACTGCCGGACAAGGGCGGTTTCAATTCCGGTTACTATTCCAACCCCAAAGTGGATGAGCTTCTGGAGAAGGCGCGGTCATCGACCGATCAAACCGAGCGCGGCAAGCTTTATGGCGAAGTGCAGAGCATCGTCCATGACGATGCACCATGGCTGTTCGTGGCGAACTGGAAGCAAAATGCAGTCACGACCGCTGCCGTCAAGGGGTTCAAGTTGCAGCCGTCCTTCCTGCTGCATTTGAAAGACGTAACCAAGCAATAA
- a CDS encoding ABC transporter permease, producing the protein MPAYILKRLVAVVPVLLGLSIIVFLVMAMIPGDTATALLGSYATPENVERINRDLGLDKPLLQQYFIWMGNLLHGDFGRSFVLNRPVLDEVMERFQATLVLAGVALVLCSVFGLLAGIVSAVRQFGWADRTITFIVLAGISIPSFWLGLLLIYLFAVHWRILPASGMYAVYGGGDLKDLLWHLILPATTLAVVAAGVIARLTRGAMLEVLRQDYIRTARAKGLNERRVIYGHAFRAALVSVIPVIGIQAGFVLGGAVYIETVFQWPGIGAMLVKAISTRDILLVQGGVLVVAASYVLFNLLADVIQTMLDPRIRS; encoded by the coding sequence ATGCCAGCCTATATCCTCAAGCGACTTGTCGCCGTTGTTCCTGTGTTGCTCGGGCTCTCGATCATCGTTTTTCTCGTCATGGCGATGATCCCCGGTGATACGGCGACTGCCTTGCTCGGATCATATGCGACGCCGGAAAATGTCGAGCGGATCAATCGCGATCTCGGTCTCGACAAGCCGTTGCTGCAACAATATTTCATCTGGATGGGCAATCTCCTGCATGGAGATTTCGGGCGTTCCTTCGTGCTCAATCGTCCGGTGCTGGATGAGGTTATGGAGCGCTTTCAGGCGACACTCGTGCTTGCGGGCGTAGCACTGGTACTGTGTTCAGTCTTCGGCCTGCTCGCGGGCATCGTTTCGGCGGTACGCCAGTTCGGCTGGGCAGACAGGACGATCACTTTCATCGTGCTTGCCGGAATTTCCATTCCCTCATTCTGGTTGGGGTTGCTTCTGATCTATCTCTTCGCGGTCCATTGGCGCATTCTGCCAGCGTCCGGCATGTATGCTGTTTATGGTGGCGGTGACCTGAAGGATCTGCTCTGGCATCTGATCCTGCCTGCCACGACGCTGGCCGTGGTAGCGGCAGGCGTGATCGCACGTCTGACCCGCGGCGCGATGCTGGAAGTGCTTCGTCAGGACTATATCCGGACAGCCCGGGCCAAAGGTCTCAACGAACGTCGTGTGATATACGGTCATGCGTTTCGCGCCGCACTTGTCAGCGTCATTCCTGTAATCGGTATTCAGGCGGGATTTGTGCTGGGCGGCGCCGTCTACATCGAAACCGTGTTCCAGTGGCCCGGTATTGGCGCCATGCTGGTGAAAGCCATTTCCACCCGCGATATCTTGCTGGTGCAGGGTGGCGTACTTGTGGTTGCCGCGAGTTATGTTCTTTTCAATCTGCTCGCTGATGTCATCCAGACCATGCTCGATCCAAGGATACGCTCATGA
- a CDS encoding dipeptide/oligopeptide/nickel ABC transporter permease/ATP-binding protein: MSALPEISAAPTAVRMSSWRLLMSNRLAAFGFFMLVLICLVILLAPILPLPNPDATSPAMRLKPVFSEGHLLGTDQLGRDILSRVIWGTRVSVAVGFAATLIAAIVGSAIGLVAGYAGGRTDNLMMRGIDMLMAFPYILLALAIVAVLGPGLMNALYAIAVVNIPFFARNVRGVTLGLAHREFIDAARLSGKSPVSILLSEVLPNVLPVIVITMSTTAGWMILETAGLSFLGLGAQPPQADLGSMLGEGRAQLFNAPHVSIVPGLMIFLLVISLNVLGDGVRDVLDPRLRSGALGRPGAITDIAKDRSSPVIKDSEKALSIAGLETGFVNGGHFTPAVRNVSLELERGECLGLIGESGSGKSVTALSVMGLVASPPGLIRNGAIYLGDRDVLSMSETELTAARGARVAYVFQDPLTTLHPMYPVGRQVEEAIAAHRRIGASERREQAIVLLDKVGIPDAAERANHYPHQLSGGQRQRVGIAMALANDPDIIIADEPTTALDVTVQAHILELLRDLQRERGMALLFITHDFGVVSEICDRVAVMKDGEIVETGTTSEVLSNPQHSYTKRLIACVPELGQGADFLERVAGLFKRENGKAAG; the protein is encoded by the coding sequence ATGAGCGCGCTTCCAGAAATTTCTGCCGCGCCAACGGCGGTCCGCATGTCATCATGGCGGCTCCTGATGAGCAATCGACTGGCGGCTTTCGGCTTTTTTATGTTGGTCCTGATCTGCCTCGTCATTCTGTTGGCCCCGATTCTCCCGCTTCCCAATCCTGACGCGACTTCTCCCGCAATGCGATTGAAACCCGTGTTCAGCGAAGGACATCTTCTTGGAACGGATCAGCTCGGGCGCGATATATTGAGTCGTGTCATATGGGGCACGCGGGTGTCTGTCGCAGTTGGCTTTGCGGCGACGCTGATCGCAGCAATCGTCGGTTCTGCCATCGGTCTCGTGGCCGGCTATGCGGGCGGGCGAACTGACAATTTGATGATGCGCGGCATCGATATGCTGATGGCATTTCCTTATATCCTACTGGCGCTGGCTATCGTGGCAGTGCTTGGGCCGGGCCTGATGAATGCGCTTTACGCGATTGCGGTGGTCAATATTCCGTTCTTCGCGCGTAATGTTCGCGGGGTTACGCTTGGTCTCGCGCATCGTGAGTTTATTGATGCTGCCCGGCTCTCCGGGAAAAGTCCGGTTTCGATCCTGTTAAGCGAAGTGCTGCCCAATGTGCTGCCGGTTATCGTCATTACCATGTCGACCACGGCGGGCTGGATGATCCTCGAAACGGCGGGCCTGAGCTTCCTCGGTCTTGGCGCACAGCCGCCGCAGGCCGATCTCGGCTCCATGCTTGGTGAGGGGCGGGCACAACTGTTCAATGCCCCGCACGTCTCCATCGTGCCCGGCTTGATGATCTTCCTTCTGGTCATCAGTCTCAACGTATTGGGAGATGGGGTGCGCGATGTTCTCGATCCACGATTACGCTCAGGTGCGCTGGGTCGGCCAGGCGCGATAACCGATATTGCCAAGGACCGGTCATCGCCCGTGATCAAGGATAGCGAAAAAGCTCTTTCTATTGCCGGTCTCGAAACGGGCTTCGTCAATGGTGGGCATTTCACCCCCGCTGTCCGCAATGTTTCACTGGAACTTGAACGCGGCGAATGTCTCGGCCTGATCGGGGAGAGCGGATCGGGCAAAAGCGTGACCGCCCTGTCAGTAATGGGCCTCGTGGCGTCCCCGCCCGGACTTATCCGCAACGGCGCGATCTATCTGGGCGACCGGGACGTTCTTTCAATGTCTGAAACCGAGTTGACGGCGGCACGGGGCGCAAGAGTTGCTTATGTGTTTCAGGACCCACTGACAACGTTGCATCCTATGTATCCGGTCGGTCGGCAGGTCGAGGAAGCAATTGCAGCGCATCGGCGGATTGGAGCCAGTGAGCGGCGGGAACAGGCGATTGTGCTTCTTGACAAGGTTGGCATTCCAGATGCAGCAGAACGGGCCAATCACTATCCGCACCAGCTTTCAGGTGGCCAGCGTCAGCGTGTCGGCATTGCCATGGCTCTGGCCAATGATCCAGACATCATCATTGCGGACGAGCCGACCACGGCGCTCGATGTTACGGTGCAGGCGCACATTCTCGAGCTGCTACGCGATCTCCAGCGCGAGCGCGGCATGGCTCTCCTGTTTATCACCCATGATTTTGGAGTGGTTTCGGAGATTTGCGACCGCGTGGCAGTGATGAAAGACGGCGAGATTGTCGAGACGGGCACGACATCGGAAGTTCTTTCCAATCCGCAGCACAGCTATACGAAACGCTTGATAGCCTGCGTTCCCGAACTTGGGCAGGGTGCCGACTTTCTGGAACGTGTGGCTGGTCTCTTCAAGCGCGAAAACGGGAAGGCGGCAGGATGA
- a CDS encoding ATP-binding cassette domain-containing protein codes for MSGNAISVRDLTKTFGGGRTLLGKERHKVEAVKNVSFDLGSGETLAIVGESGSGKSTLARMLVGLTEPTGGTMTIAGRDAHELRNSGARAFGKVIQYVFQDPVASLNPRKTIRQILETPLKLLGGLDSAQCQQRMIQLLDAVQMPKDTLERYPHEFSGGQAQRIAIARTLAAEAEIVVLDEPVSALDVSVQAQVLLLLDQLKKEFGLSYLFISHDLAVVEAISDRVAVMYFGEIVEEATASALFARPEHAYTRQLVESAPRIRRE; via the coding sequence ATGAGCGGAAATGCGATCAGCGTTCGTGATCTCACCAAAACCTTCGGTGGCGGACGAACACTTCTGGGGAAAGAGCGTCACAAGGTCGAGGCGGTTAAAAATGTTTCGTTCGATCTTGGAAGCGGTGAGACACTGGCGATTGTCGGTGAAAGCGGATCGGGCAAAAGCACGCTCGCCAGAATGCTCGTCGGGCTGACAGAGCCGACGGGCGGTACGATGACGATTGCTGGACGCGATGCGCATGAACTGCGAAATTCCGGTGCTCGGGCATTCGGCAAGGTCATACAATATGTGTTTCAGGACCCTGTCGCTTCACTCAATCCCAGAAAGACGATCCGGCAGATACTGGAAACACCACTAAAGCTTCTGGGCGGGCTGGATTCAGCTCAGTGCCAGCAACGCATGATCCAGTTGCTGGACGCCGTTCAGATGCCCAAGGATACGCTGGAACGATATCCGCACGAATTCTCCGGCGGGCAGGCGCAACGTATCGCCATTGCGCGCACGCTGGCCGCTGAAGCGGAAATCGTCGTGCTCGACGAACCGGTTAGCGCGCTGGATGTCTCTGTTCAGGCGCAGGTTCTGTTGCTTCTGGATCAACTGAAGAAAGAGTTTGGTCTCTCCTATCTCTTCATCAGTCATGATCTTGCCGTGGTGGAAGCCATATCCGACAGGGTTGCGGTTATGTATTTCGGGGAAATCGTTGAGGAAGCAACCGCAAGCGCTCTTTTTGCCAGACCTGAACATGCCTATACACGACAACTCGTGGAAAGCGCGCCGCGCATCAGGAGAGAGTAG
- a CDS encoding FadR/GntR family transcriptional regulator: MVRMARNSDHEPQSRARAAKIRRRPEEIADRIKDVIRSDALRPGDRLPQEKELIDQFKAAKGTVREAMKALETQGLIFTRSGPGGGAFVAEPSAQHAMEMLGSYFFFDQPSLAEVYAIRKLLEPEVAALLSGRLTGDDIARLENAMRVYDRPPVDLDDQYRQRIAELDFHSLLAQLCPDRLLGFICGLTHNLLRSLPIARAIYADPTPASREEGLIFQHRLLAALVENRSEDARRITFEHMVSAENYMLSKANLVGKAT; this comes from the coding sequence ATGGTCAGAATGGCCCGGAATTCCGATCACGAACCGCAATCGCGCGCGAGGGCGGCAAAGATCCGTCGGCGCCCGGAAGAGATTGCTGACCGTATCAAGGACGTTATCCGTTCCGATGCATTGAGGCCGGGAGATCGACTGCCACAGGAAAAGGAACTGATTGACCAGTTCAAGGCCGCCAAGGGCACTGTGCGCGAAGCGATGAAGGCGCTGGAGACGCAGGGTCTGATTTTTACGCGCAGCGGTCCCGGCGGTGGGGCTTTTGTGGCCGAACCTTCCGCCCAGCACGCAATGGAAATGCTCGGAAGCTATTTCTTTTTCGATCAGCCGAGCCTTGCCGAAGTTTACGCTATCCGTAAGCTTCTCGAACCGGAGGTTGCCGCTCTCTTGTCCGGCAGATTGACTGGTGACGACATTGCTCGGCTGGAAAATGCGATGCGGGTCTACGATCGCCCGCCGGTCGATCTTGATGATCAATATCGCCAGCGCATTGCGGAACTGGATTTCCATTCCTTGCTGGCACAGCTTTGTCCGGACCGTCTGTTGGGCTTCATCTGCGGATTGACCCACAATCTGTTGCGAAGCCTGCCAATAGCGCGCGCAATCTATGCTGATCCGACACCGGCTTCGCGCGAAGAAGGACTTATCTTCCAGCACCGATTGCTCGCAGCGCTTGTCGAAAATCGCAGCGAGGATGCGCGCCGTATAACGTTTGAGCATATGGTTTCCGCTGAAAACTATATGCTTTCCAAGGCGAATTTAGTCGGAAAAGCCACATAG
- a CDS encoding N-acetylglutaminylglutamine amidotransferase, which translates to MCGICGEVRFDGGSPSVSAVSKMADVLSPRGPDASGIVIRGNIGFGHRRLRILDLSEKSQQPMIDADLGLTLVFNGCIYNFRELRTELEQKGYKFFSDGDTEVILKAWHAWGESCVTRFLGMFAFAIHERDTGRVILARDRFGIKPLYIAEAEGALRFASSLPALVKAGGIDTSIDRAALHNYMSFHAVVPPPRTIYNGVRKLPPATIRVYEPNGRFADRIYWQAPYRRLPGDGALSREEWQEQLLAMLRVAVKRRMISDVPVGVLLSGGVDSSLIVGLLAEAGQSGLMSFSVGFEEANGEKGDEFVYSDLIAEHFGTEHHKIFVPSADLMDALPGTIAAMSEPMVSYDNVGFYLLSKEVSKHIKVVQSGQGADEVFGGYHWYPPLVDSNDVVSDYAKGFRDRSHDVLATQLSPEWMPERDYSQDLLEEHLLQDGADTPVDRALRLDTNVMLVDDPVKRVDNMTMAWGLEARVPFLDHELVELAARIPPEEKLRDGGKGILKDVARKVVPSEVIDRKKGYFPVPQLKYIDGPYLDMLRDALSSQKARERGLFQRDYLERLFAKPSEHITPLRGSELWQAGLLEMWLQTQEA; encoded by the coding sequence ATGTGTGGTATTTGCGGAGAAGTCAGGTTTGACGGTGGTTCGCCGTCAGTTTCGGCAGTCTCGAAAATGGCGGATGTACTCAGTCCTCGCGGGCCCGATGCATCCGGGATTGTGATCCGGGGCAATATCGGCTTCGGGCATCGAAGATTGAGAATCCTTGATCTTTCTGAAAAATCGCAGCAACCGATGATCGACGCCGACCTCGGTTTGACGCTTGTGTTCAATGGCTGCATCTATAATTTCCGCGAATTGCGCACAGAGCTGGAACAGAAGGGCTACAAGTTCTTCTCCGACGGTGACACAGAAGTCATTCTCAAGGCATGGCATGCATGGGGCGAAAGCTGTGTAACGCGTTTTCTTGGCATGTTCGCTTTCGCCATTCACGAACGTGATACCGGCAGGGTTATCCTCGCGCGTGATCGGTTCGGCATCAAGCCGCTCTATATTGCCGAGGCGGAGGGTGCCTTGCGGTTCGCCTCTTCCTTGCCTGCTCTGGTTAAGGCAGGCGGCATCGACACCTCGATAGACCGCGCGGCCTTGCACAATTACATGAGTTTTCATGCCGTCGTGCCGCCACCGCGCACGATCTATAATGGTGTTCGAAAGCTCCCCCCGGCGACGATCCGTGTCTATGAACCGAATGGGCGTTTCGCTGACCGCATCTATTGGCAGGCGCCTTATCGCCGACTGCCCGGCGACGGCGCGTTGAGCCGCGAGGAATGGCAGGAGCAATTGCTCGCTATGCTGCGTGTCGCAGTCAAGCGCCGGATGATTTCCGACGTGCCGGTCGGCGTGCTTTTATCCGGCGGGGTGGATTCCAGCCTGATCGTCGGTCTGCTTGCTGAGGCCGGTCAATCGGGACTGATGAGTTTTTCAGTTGGCTTTGAGGAAGCAAACGGGGAAAAAGGCGACGAATTTGTCTATTCCGATCTGATCGCCGAGCATTTCGGCACCGAACATCATAAGATCTTTGTGCCCTCGGCAGACCTCATGGACGCCTTGCCGGGAACGATCGCGGCAATGTCCGAACCAATGGTGTCCTATGATAATGTCGGCTTCTACCTCCTTTCCAAGGAGGTTTCGAAGCATATCAAGGTTGTCCAGTCGGGACAGGGGGCAGATGAAGTTTTCGGCGGCTATCACTGGTATCCACCGCTAGTCGATTCCAACGATGTCGTCAGCGACTATGCCAAAGGGTTCCGTGACCGCTCGCATGACGTTCTCGCCACGCAGCTATCGCCGGAATGGATGCCGGAACGTGATTACAGTCAGGACCTTCTGGAAGAACATCTGCTGCAGGATGGAGCGGATACGCCTGTCGACCGTGCGCTGCGGCTCGATACGAATGTGATGCTCGTGGACGATCCGGTCAAGCGCGTGGACAACATGACGATGGCTTGGGGGCTTGAAGCGCGGGTGCCATTTCTGGATCATGAATTGGTCGAGCTTGCCGCCCGCATTCCGCCGGAGGAAAAACTGCGTGACGGCGGCAAGGGTATCCTAAAGGATGTGGCGAGAAAGGTCGTTCCAAGCGAAGTGATTGATCGCAAGAAGGGATATTTCCCGGTTCCGCAGCTCAAATATATCGATGGCCCTTATCTCGATATGTTGCGAGACGCCCTCTCTTCACAAAAGGCGAGGGAGCGCGGGCTTTTCCAGCGCGATTATCTTGAACGCCTGTTTGCAAAACCGTCCGAACACATAACGCCGTTGCGCGGTTCTGAGCTTTGGCAGGCCGGCCTCCTTGAAATGTGGCTGCAAACGCAGGAGGCATGA
- the ngg gene encoding N-acetylglutaminylglutamine synthetase: MRKTGEVDMTRQKAKGRKAFSHRLTRLRTPESAGFYQEHAHGHDKAGSEDRKQDVVVDCGWGRLLFAQTFETNEAIVEALRGEAPASRDIVFYVSDPHVLLSLAPHEIFLDPSHTYRIELATYRPGGRRMRGITIRRAVSEVDAEGINAVYAACGMVQLRPDFFSSERDNRAVTYFVAQDDATGEIVGTVTGIDHQRLFDDPDRSASLWCLAVHPQARQPGIGEKLVRKLAEHFQARGLSHIDLSVLHDNENAIRLYEKLKFRRVPLFAIKRKNAINEKFFASHLETFDALNPYARIIVDEAVRRGIQVEITDAEGGFFRLSYGGRSVHCRESLSEMTSGVAMSICDDKAVTRRVVEKAGLIVPEQIAAEADDDALEAFLKRHSKLVVKPARGEQGRGISVGISTMKDLRTAIKQARTVCDRVLLEACFEGEDLRLVVIDYQLVAAAVRRPPRVVGDGKATIRKLIEIQSRRRAAATGGESRIPVDTETKRCLEEQGLSLDSVLEDHREITVRKAANLHTGGTIHDVTATVHRNLVDAACKAARAIGIPVVGIDFMVKQPEKPDYIFIEANERPGLANHEPQPTAGKFVDLLFPGSR, translated from the coding sequence ATGCGGAAAACCGGTGAGGTGGATATGACCCGGCAGAAAGCGAAAGGTCGCAAAGCCTTTTCGCACCGTCTTACGCGCTTGCGTACACCTGAAAGCGCAGGCTTTTATCAGGAACATGCGCACGGCCATGACAAGGCGGGAAGCGAAGATCGCAAGCAGGATGTGGTTGTCGATTGCGGCTGGGGCCGACTACTCTTCGCGCAGACCTTCGAGACCAATGAAGCCATAGTGGAAGCATTGCGGGGGGAAGCGCCAGCGAGCCGCGATATCGTCTTTTACGTCAGCGATCCTCACGTACTGCTGTCACTCGCACCACATGAGATATTTCTCGATCCGTCGCATACATACCGGATTGAACTTGCGACCTATCGACCGGGCGGGCGACGGATGCGTGGCATCACCATACGTCGCGCAGTCTCCGAAGTGGACGCGGAAGGCATCAACGCTGTTTACGCGGCCTGTGGGATGGTTCAACTGCGTCCCGACTTTTTCTCATCGGAACGAGACAATCGTGCTGTTACCTATTTCGTGGCTCAGGACGATGCTACCGGCGAAATTGTTGGCACCGTAACTGGCATCGACCATCAGCGCCTTTTCGATGATCCTGATCGCAGTGCTTCGCTTTGGTGTCTTGCAGTTCATCCTCAAGCGCGGCAGCCGGGTATTGGTGAAAAACTGGTGCGTAAACTTGCCGAGCATTTTCAGGCTCGCGGCTTGAGCCATATCGATCTCTCGGTTCTGCACGATAATGAGAATGCCATAAGGCTCTATGAAAAGCTGAAGTTTCGTCGCGTTCCGCTCTTCGCGATAAAGCGTAAGAACGCAATCAACGAGAAATTTTTCGCCTCGCATCTGGAAACCTTCGATGCGCTCAATCCCTATGCTCGCATAATCGTGGATGAAGCGGTGCGTCGTGGTATTCAGGTTGAAATAACCGATGCTGAAGGCGGCTTTTTCCGCCTCTCCTATGGCGGGCGTTCCGTCCATTGCCGTGAGAGCTTGTCTGAAATGACATCGGGTGTAGCGATGTCAATCTGCGACGACAAGGCCGTGACGCGGCGCGTCGTCGAGAAGGCTGGTCTGATAGTGCCGGAGCAGATTGCCGCCGAAGCGGACGATGATGCGCTGGAAGCTTTTCTAAAACGTCACAGCAAGCTGGTGGTGAAACCAGCCCGGGGCGAACAGGGAAGAGGAATTTCCGTCGGCATATCGACCATGAAAGACCTGCGAACGGCGATCAAACAGGCGCGAACCGTGTGCGACCGCGTGCTGCTGGAGGCGTGTTTTGAAGGTGAGGACCTTCGGCTGGTGGTTATCGACTACCAGCTCGTTGCCGCTGCGGTTCGTCGCCCGCCACGTGTTGTCGGTGACGGCAAGGCAACCATCCGCAAGCTTATCGAGATACAATCGCGCAGACGCGCTGCGGCGACTGGCGGAGAAAGCCGCATACCGGTCGATACGGAAACGAAAAGGTGTCTTGAGGAACAAGGCCTGTCGCTCGATTCCGTTCTGGAAGATCATCGTGAAATCACAGTGCGCAAGGCGGCCAATCTACATACAGGCGGTACGATCCACGACGTGACAGCGACTGTTCATAGAAACCTTGTCGATGCTGCCTGTAAGGCTGCGCGTGCAATCGGCATTCCCGTTGTCGGGATCGATTTCATGGTCAAGCAGCCCGAAAAGCCGGACTATATTTTCATCGAAGCCAATGAGCGTCCCGGCCTTGCCAACCACGAACCGCAACCGACAGCAGGCAAGTTTGTCGACTTGCTTTTTCCGGGCTCAAGATAA